In Leptolyngbya sp. O-77, the genomic window GCTGCCTCTAGGGCAATTCCAGCGACTTTCATCTCAATCATTCATCTAGCCTCTAGAATCCGTTCAGCAAAGGGATGGAAAGGCGGGGACTGGATCTGTGAAACCCTTGAGCTTGATATAGCCTAGCACCAAGCCCAATGGATCAGGCGGGTCGTTGAGACACGAAACTAGAAGCCAAAACCCAGTCAAAACCAGATCAAAACCTCTAATATTTGAGATGCCTCCGAGTGTTACAGGAGAATGGTGTGACGCATCTTGAGACTTAAGCTTTTGAGGCTTAATCACTCAATTTGCGATCGCCAGCATCGAAGCAACTTCCTAGATCCTAGCCTCAGTCCAGTATGACAAGATCAGCTAATGAGTTCAATTCGCTTTTGGGGCTATCCGGTCAGCCTTAGAGTTGGGTCTAAGTCGGGTTGAAGTTGCGGGGTTTATAACGTTAGAACCAAAGTTTTCAGCGCTCAGCGCAAGTTTGAGGGAGTCACAGGTCGCTGAACGGTAGATTGCAGGGTTGTTTTAGTTCAAATGTATCAGTTTTTCCTGAAAAAATCATCTCCTCAACGGTTCGATTGAACTCCAGTATGCCCTGAAGCACCGACGAATCGACAGCCCCAATGCTGAAGGTTTTCCAAAAAATGTAAGGTTAAGACCGTGTAGATAAAGGAAGGCAGATCAGACGGCACAACCCTTGACAAGGGTGACCCGTTGGTTAAACCTGTCCCGATCCTCCAGTCCCTTTTCTAAGGAGATGTTGCTGTGTTCACTGGACTGATTCAAACGCTCGGAACCCTGTCTACTCTCAGCGAAACGGAGGTGCAAGTGACCTGCAAGGATGCTCGCCTGCTCCGCGATTTGGAACTAGGGGACAGCGTGGCGGTAGACGGCGTTTGCTTGACGGTGATGCGCTGTTTGGCGGATGGCTTTGTGGCGGCCGTGTCGCCCGAAACGCTGGATCGCACAGCGCTGGGACGGCGGAATGTCGAAATGCCTGTAAACCTGGAAGCCTCTCTGCGGGTGGGCAGCAAGCTGGGCGGGCATTTTGTGACGGGGCACGTAGACGGGGCGGGCTACTTAGAATCCGCTGTCCCTACGGAAACCTCCTGGGAGATGCGGTTTTCGGTGCGCGATCGCCGCGTGGCTCGCTACATTGTGCCCAAGGGCAGCATTGCGGTCAACGGCATCAGCCTGACGGTGGCCGATTGCGACGCGGCAGGCAGTTGGTTCACCGTGGCAGTGATCCCGCTGACCTATGCTGAAACGAACTTGCAGCACCTTAAGCCGGGCGATCGCGTCAACCTAGAAGGCGACATCCTGGGCAAGTACGTCGAAAAGTTTCTCCGGTTGGGAGATGCCACCCCATTCGAGGCTCAGGGATTCGAGGCTCAGGGAACAGAAGATGCGTTACCTGATTCGCTCACGCCTGCTTTTTTGGCAGAACACGGCTACTTATAGCTGGTAGCTGGGTGTTTGTGGATAGGGTGTTTGTGGATCGCCAGCTTGTTCCCAGTTTGAGATGGAGGGGATTGAGCTAATTACTCAGCACCAGGTTGTCGCGATGCACCACGGTTTCTGCGCCTGCATAACCCAGGATTTTGGGAATGTCGTCGGAGTGGCGACCGCGAATTTGCTGGAGTTCCGCGCTGCTGTAGTTGACGATGCCACGGGCGATTTCCTGACCGCTCTGGTCGCAGAGCTGCACTGCGTCCTGGGGCTGAAATTCGCCCTCCACTTCGGCGATGCCCGCCGCCAACAGCGATTTGCCTGCCTGTCGAATGGCGTTGACTGCGCCTTTGTCTAGATAGAGCTTGCCCGCAGGAACCAGCCCGTGGGCAATCCAGCGCTTGCGGGCATTAAAGGGCTGGTTTTCTGGCTCAAACTGAGTGCCGAGGGCGGCTCCGGCGAGGATTTGGGCAATATTGTCGGGCGATCGCCCTTCGGTAATCACCGTCCGCACGCCCGCCGCCGTCGCAATCTTCGCCGCCGAGATCTTCGTCACCATGCCGCCCGTGCCCCAACTGGTGCCGCGATCGCCCACCTCTACCTGTTCTGCCAGCGCGGCAATGTCGTCCACCAGGCTGATGGGCTGCGCCTCTGGGTGATAGCGTGGATCAGCGGAATAGAGCCGATCCACATCCGTCAGCAAAAACAGCCAGTCTGCTTCTACCAAACTCGCCACCAGCGCCGACAGCGTATCGTTGTCGCCGAACTTGAGTTCCTCGACGGCCAGCGTGTCGTTTTCGTTCACGATCGGGATTACGCCTAGCTTCAGCAATTGCCGAAAGGTGCGATAGGCATTGACATAGCGGCTGCGCTGCACCAAGTCGCTGCGGGTCAGCAACACCTGGGCAATGGGCTGATCCAGCGAAGAAAAAAAGTCATCATACACCCGCATTAGCCGCCCCTGCCCCACGGCTGCCACGGCCTGCTTCATGGCAATGGTGCGAGGGCGTTCTGTCATTCCCAGTCGCGCACAGCCCACGCCCACCGCTCCAGAGGAGACGAGGATCACCTGATGCCCCTGTCGCCGCAGTTGACACAGCGCCTCAACCAGCTTGGCAATGGTGGCGATCGCCAGGTATCCGGTTTCGGGCTGCGTCAGACTGGAGGTGCCAATTTTCACCACGATTGTCTGCATTGCAGACTGGGAAACTGGCTGGGAACCGGGCTGGGAACCGGGCTGGGAAACCGTTTGAGTCATGGTTTGAGAACTGCGGGAATAAGAAAAGCTCTATGGAGGAAGGCTGGAAGCGCGATCGCGGGAATTCCATGCCTGAACTCTCCCACAACATTATTCCGTAATCTCAATTCCGTTATGACCTACGCCCTTGCGATTAAATTTTCTGGGTGTTGGACGATTTCTCGTGGTCGCAGCCTACGAGAAATCGTCCAACTGCGTAAGTCCTATCCGTAATTCGCAGATCTGGCTCCCCTTCTCCCGACCTAGAAGAAGGGGCTGGGGAATGAGGGCAGATTGAAAGCCGTACACCGCGTTCAATAAAGGTCAATAAAGTCAATAAAGTCAATAAAAGAGAGCGCCAACTCCCGCATAACCCGGAAACTGACGCTCTGGCTTTAACAACTAGATTTATCGTCCAGGGACTTTATTACGCTGTCCCCGTCTGCTTACTTATAGATTCACAGGCTTTCTCAGAATTTCCACGATTTCTAATATTTTCTTTATATTTCAGATGATGGAGCCAGGTTTCAAGATGTAACAGCTTCGTTACATCGATCTGGCAAACTTTTTGTAGTGGAGCCGCTAGAGTTCGCTACCATCTACGCAATGCTCTCTACGGAATGCTCCCTGGCAACTGCGTCCGACCGCCTGGGCGATCGCCCCATTTTGAGTCGCTGGCTGTCCCGTCTCTTGAATACCGCTGTAGATATTGCTCATGAAGCGAGACTCCTTACCACCGCGTGATTCTGCCCATCGAGACGCTTTTTACATCAACAGCTTTCGCTCGACTGTTCGCCAGCCGCTTCAGGGCAGGGCTGAGTCGCGGATGCTGCCCACTGGGCGCGTGGAGGAGCGGATAGGGGGCGATCGCCTGCTGCCAGGTGCGCCCAACATTCCAGCGGGTCGGTTTACGCCCCCACAGCGTGCCCGCCGCGCCCGCAAAGCTGCGTTGGCAACGGCTGCTTCCCGCCCCACTTCTCGCCCCACTTCTCGTTCTGCAATGTCGCCTACGACCAAAACTCGCCCTAGGGTTCTGGTGTCGCCCGGTCTGCCCCGCCAGCGTCGTCCCCGACGAGGGCGATCGCCTTCCTCTCTTCACCGCGTTTGGCAATGGCTGAATCGTCCTATGGCGTGGCAGCGCTATCGGCAATTGGGGCGATCGCTCGCGTGGTCGCTGCTGTGGGTGCTAACGTTTTTTGGGCTAGTGGGGCTGGGGATTAAGTCGCTGGAGTGGCTGACGCGCCTGCCAGAGCCGCCCAACTGCGCCAAAATCACCTTTGCAGCGGCCGATGCCGAGCGGCTCTTTTGTGCGCGGGAGGCGGCAAAGTCGGGGCATCTCGCCGACCTGACGGCAGCCGTGAATCTGGTGGCTGCCTGGCCGGCCGATCATCCGCTCTATCGGGAAGGGCAGTCGCTATTGGCGGAGTGGTCGGCGCAGATCTTGGACGCGGCCGAGGCGCGACTGGAGAGCAGCGGTGTGCAGGAGGCGCTGTCGGTCGTGCGACACATTCCCCCTAATAGTCCGATCTATGCCGAAGCGCAGGCGGCGATCGCCCAGTGGCAAGCGCAGTGGCAGCAGGGCGAACAGATTTGGAACAAAGCACAGGATGCGCTGCGAAACCAGGACTGGAACCTGGCGGCGGAGCAAGTCACGGCGCTGGGGCAGGTCGAAAGCGAATACTGGCGGACGCACCGCATGGAAGCGCTGACCCGGCAGATTCTGCAAGAGCAGACAGCGCACAAGCTGCTGACCCAGGCGCGGCAGGTGGTGGGCCACCAAACTCTTACCAGCCTCCAGGCGGCGATCGCCCTGGTGCAGCAGATCGATCCGCAAACCCTGGCGTGGGAAACGGCTCAGGCTGATTTGCAAGCTTGGAGTGGGGCGCTGCTGGATCTGGCGCTGCGGCAATGGCAAGCGGGCGATCGTAGCGGGGCCCTGGCGCTGGCGCAGCAAGTGCCGCCCGATCTGGTCAATCACCTCACGGGAGAGGGGCAAAACCTGCTGCGGCTAGCCCACGCCCAGCGGCTGATTGCGGAACCAGCGACCCAATGGCTGCCGTCGTTGCGCCAGGTTTGGAGCGTGCGCGAGGCGATCGCCGCCCTCAGTGAGATTCCCACCAGCAGCGCCTTTTATACCATTGCCCAGACCGAGCTAAACACCCAGCACGCCGCCCTCGACGACCTACGCCAGTTGCAAACAGCCGGACTGTTGGCCAGCCTGGGTCAGCGCACGACGTTGGACTGGGCCAGCCGCCTCGCTCAGCAGATCGCGCCCGATCGCCCGCGTCGCCTCCAGGCGCAAACTCTAGCCGCCCACTGGCAGCAGGAGACCCAGCGGATTCAGGACATGCCGCAGTTTTTGCAGGCGCAGGCGCTGGCCGAACCGGGGCAAGTTGCTGACCTGCAAGCGGCGATCGCCGCCGCCCGCCAAATTCCTCGCAACCGCGCCCTGTGGGCCGAGGCTGAGCAGGCGATCGCCACCTGGAACCGCCAGATCCAAACCCTGGAAGATCGCCCTATTCTAGAAGAAGCCACCCGCACTGCCCAGAGCGGCAATCTTTCTCGCGCTATCCGCATGGCGGAGCAAATTGGGCGCGATCGCGCCCTCCATGCCGAAGCGCAAGCCGCCATCCAGACCTGGAACGCCCGGCTCGAAGAAGTCCGCATTGCCGAAGACCGCAAGCACCTCGACGAAGCCCGCGCCCTAGCGGCCCGTGTCCGCCTGTCGCAGGCTATCGACACCGCCGCCCAGATCGCCCGCGATCGCCCCCTCTATGCCGAAGCCCAGCAGGCGATCGCCCAGTGGCGTGCCCAGCGCGACGAAATTCTCGCCAGCCGCCGCGCCCAGGAAGCCGAAGCCGCCAGCAGCGAAGCGACTAGGGACGAAGCCGCCAGAACCGAGTATGCACCAGCCGAAGGGGCGATCGCTCCCGAACCCTATCCTTCTGAACCTGCCTACGTCTACGAAGCACCACCGCCCTACTAGCCAGCCAAGCCTCAGTTTGCAAAAGTGTTGAAATTAGACGACCTTGCAGCCACCTAATTTACCCATTTCCTGATGCCCATTTCCTGATACCCATTTCCTGACAGCGAACCCTACGGCCGGCTAAAAGCGTTTGAGGGCGATTAATTTCAAGCCAGCCAAGGATGCATTGTCTTCTAATCGATACATAAATCTATTCCCAAGCAGTCATTCCTTCAGAGCGCCATCCAGGGGCATTCCAAAAGTGTATTGGATAAATACTGGATGATGCATAGGTTCTTGATTCATAATTCAAGATAGAAATCGCAACTGTGATTCTGGTCAAAACTTTAGGGAAGGGAGAACTATGCTCCAGCCAGCGATTGTAGAAAAGCTAGAGAAATTACCTGAACCTTTGCAAACAGAAGTCCTGCACTATATCGAGTTCTTGCTAGATAAATACGTCCCGGACGTGTCTGTGCAGGTTGAACCTAAGAAACGCAAAGCAGGTTTATTGAAAGGGAAGATTTGGATGGCAGATGATTTCGACGCTCCTCTTGAGGACTTAAAGGATTATATGTAATGCTATTCGATACTCATGTCCTTCTTTGGTTTCTAGAAGATGATCCCAGGCTGCCTCCACAAATTAAGCAGATGATTGAGGTCAGCAATGATGTTTTTGTTAGCATTATTGCCCTATTGGAAGTCGCTATAAAAATTTCTGTTGGTAAACTGGAATTACAACTTGAGTTTCAAAAACTAACAGGTTTTCTAGCCGATCTTGATATTAAAATTCTGACGATTTCTTTTGAAGACATCAAGCGATATGTTGATCTACCGCTTTGCCATCGAGATCCGTTTGATCGGATGCTGATTGCCCAATCCATTAACCACGCTATGAGTATTGTCAGCGCTGATTCGGCGTTTGATGCGTATCCGATTCGGCGGTTGTGGGCATGAGCCAATCTGAGCCTTTTTGTAGAGGATCTGTGGCTAAAAATTAAGCTAGTGGTTGGCGGATTCCATTCAGCGGTTTCCCTTAAGATAATCGCGGAGACCTGTGATCGCCCCTCATACCCCTCATCCGGCGAATGAACTAAAGCCCATGAAACTTGGACAATGGATCGGGCTGCTGGCCTTGATTGCGGCCATCTATATTCTCTGGTCGATTCAGCAATTGCTGCTGCTGATGTTTGTTGGCGTTGTCTTTGCCACAGCGCTGAATCGGCTGGTGCGCTGGATGGGCAAGCATGGTATTCCACGCGGGGCTGCGTCGATTGTCTCCATTGTGGGCCTGCTGCTAATCATGACCCTGTTTGTGGCGATCATCGTGCCGCCGTTTCTGGATCAGTTTCAACTGCTGACAGAGCTTGTGCCCCAAGGGTTGAGCCAGCTCCGGCTGGGGCTGGACTGGCTAACGGCTCGGCTGCCGGGTGGGGCAGCGGGTCTGGTGCCCAATTTCAACGAGCTATTTAACCAGCTTCAGCCGTTTGTGTCGGG contains:
- a CDS encoding riboflavin synthase: MFTGLIQTLGTLSTLSETEVQVTCKDARLLRDLELGDSVAVDGVCLTVMRCLADGFVAAVSPETLDRTALGRRNVEMPVNLEASLRVGSKLGGHFVTGHVDGAGYLESAVPTETSWEMRFSVRDRRVARYIVPKGSIAVNGISLTVADCDAAGSWFTVAVIPLTYAETNLQHLKPGDRVNLEGDILGKYVEKFLRLGDATPFEAQGFEAQGTEDALPDSLTPAFLAEHGYL
- the proB gene encoding glutamate 5-kinase, which encodes MTQTVSQPGSQPGSQPVSQSAMQTIVVKIGTSSLTQPETGYLAIATIAKLVEALCQLRRQGHQVILVSSGAVGVGCARLGMTERPRTIAMKQAVAAVGQGRLMRVYDDFFSSLDQPIAQVLLTRSDLVQRSRYVNAYRTFRQLLKLGVIPIVNENDTLAVEELKFGDNDTLSALVASLVEADWLFLLTDVDRLYSADPRYHPEAQPISLVDDIAALAEQVEVGDRGTSWGTGGMVTKISAAKIATAAGVRTVITEGRSPDNIAQILAGAALGTQFEPENQPFNARKRWIAHGLVPAGKLYLDKGAVNAIRQAGKSLLAAGIAEVEGEFQPQDAVQLCDQSGQEIARGIVNYSSAELQQIRGRHSDDIPKILGYAGAETVVHRDNLVLSN
- a CDS encoding DUF2281 domain-containing protein yields the protein MLQPAIVEKLEKLPEPLQTEVLHYIEFLLDKYVPDVSVQVEPKKRKAGLLKGKIWMADDFDAPLEDLKDYM
- a CDS encoding type II toxin-antitoxin system VapC family toxin; the encoded protein is MLFDTHVLLWFLEDDPRLPPQIKQMIEVSNDVFVSIIALLEVAIKISVGKLELQLEFQKLTGFLADLDIKILTISFEDIKRYVDLPLCHRDPFDRMLIAQSINHAMSIVSADSAFDAYPIRRLWA